A genome region from Arthrobacter sp. V1I9 includes the following:
- a CDS encoding sugar ABC transporter ATP-binding protein, whose protein sequence is MQQERSNPPEPGQGIQRGGPVLSLTGAAKTFGPVVALADGTVEIRAGEIHALVGENGAGKSTLVKILAGLYHPDSGDFRLSGEPVHFRSVAESKAAGISVIYQEPTLFPDLTVAENIFIGRQPKGRSRLISRPEMRRQATELFERLGVPIDPSRVAEGLSIADQQIIEIAKAISLDAKVLVMDEPTAALSGVEVDRLFAVARALRDKGTGILFISHRFDEVFDLCDRITVMRDGRYIATHQTAGTTVEKIVREMVGRDIGTLFPKAEAEISHTVLEVDGLSRWGVFRDISFEVRAGEIVALAGLVGAGRTEVARAVFGIDPYDSGQIRVEGKPLKARNPRAAIAAGLGFVPEDRRKQGLVMNLSVARNVTLTLRNKFVTAGLINGGKERAAAKEWSKRLQVKAGSQEHAVSTLSGGNQQKVVLAKWLATDPKLLIIDEPTRGIDVGTKSEVHRLISDLAGHGLAILMISSELPEVLGMADRVLVMREGRITAQLDRADADPESVMHAATSPAGVA, encoded by the coding sequence ATGCAGCAAGAACGCAGTAATCCTCCGGAGCCCGGACAAGGGATCCAGCGCGGCGGGCCCGTGCTTTCGCTGACCGGGGCGGCCAAGACCTTCGGCCCCGTGGTGGCCCTTGCCGATGGCACGGTGGAAATCCGGGCCGGGGAAATCCACGCGCTCGTGGGGGAGAACGGTGCCGGAAAGTCCACCCTCGTGAAGATCCTCGCCGGGCTTTACCACCCGGACTCGGGGGACTTCAGGCTCAGCGGTGAGCCCGTCCACTTTCGGAGCGTGGCGGAGAGCAAGGCCGCCGGAATCTCCGTCATCTACCAGGAGCCCACGCTGTTCCCGGACCTCACGGTGGCAGAAAACATCTTCATCGGCCGGCAGCCAAAAGGCCGGTCCCGCCTGATCAGCCGTCCCGAGATGAGGCGGCAGGCCACCGAACTGTTCGAGCGGCTGGGTGTGCCCATTGACCCATCCCGGGTTGCGGAGGGGCTTTCCATTGCGGACCAGCAGATTATCGAGATCGCCAAGGCCATTTCGCTCGACGCCAAGGTACTGGTCATGGACGAACCTACTGCCGCGCTCAGCGGGGTGGAAGTGGACAGGCTTTTCGCCGTGGCCCGGGCGTTGCGGGACAAGGGGACCGGAATCCTGTTCATCTCACACCGCTTTGATGAGGTTTTTGATCTCTGTGACCGGATCACCGTGATGCGGGACGGCCGCTACATCGCAACACACCAAACCGCCGGGACCACCGTGGAAAAGATCGTCCGCGAAATGGTGGGCCGGGACATCGGAACGCTGTTCCCCAAGGCCGAGGCGGAGATCAGCCACACGGTCCTGGAAGTTGACGGGCTCAGCAGGTGGGGGGTTTTCCGGGACATCAGCTTTGAGGTCCGTGCCGGTGAAATTGTTGCCCTCGCGGGCCTGGTGGGCGCCGGCAGGACCGAGGTGGCCCGCGCGGTGTTTGGCATCGACCCCTACGACTCCGGGCAGATCCGGGTGGAGGGAAAGCCGCTGAAGGCCCGGAACCCCCGGGCCGCCATCGCCGCTGGCCTGGGCTTTGTCCCGGAGGACCGGCGCAAGCAGGGCCTGGTGATGAACCTGTCGGTGGCACGGAACGTGACGCTTACGTTGCGGAACAAGTTTGTGACGGCCGGGCTCATCAACGGCGGAAAGGAACGCGCGGCCGCGAAGGAGTGGAGCAAACGGCTGCAGGTCAAAGCCGGCTCCCAGGAGCACGCCGTCTCCACGCTTTCCGGCGGTAACCAGCAAAAGGTGGTGCTGGCCAAGTGGCTGGCAACTGACCCCAAGCTGCTCATCATCGACGAACCGACGCGCGGCATCGACGTGGGCACCAAGAGCGAGGTGCACCGACTCATCTCCGACCTCGCCGGCCACGGCTTGGCCATCCTGATGATCTCCTCCGAGCTGCCGGAAGTCCTGGGGATGGCAGACCGTGTCCTGGTGATGCGGGAGGGCCGGATCACCGCCCAGCTGGACAGGGCGGACGCGGACCCCGAATCGGTAATGCATGCGGCCACCTCCCCGGCAGGAGTTGCGTAA
- a CDS encoding bifunctional diguanylate cyclase/phosphodiesterase, whose amino-acid sequence MAKPQSHSKGSTAQAFGAVLDASPDALLALAADGTITMANAAAERLFGTSREELTGRNHRTLLAEGFRDEVDLLFRQLLAQPGKHPQPREIYGVHSTGTEFSAEVAASLVPGPVPESSAGTPASLLLSVRGTMHRKAADDDLREAMSLLTATLESTADGILVMSTEGRVAGFNDQFLTMWNIPPELLDGDSEEPVMRIAVAQLVDPIAFMGRINELEDNPAAESHDVLDFKDGRTFERYSRPQRVGEKIVGRVWSFRDVTPRRKAQEQAHQAMLDLAAQAEKLRTMAFQDPLTGLANRAVFNDGLAEAVTEPRLKAVDVLLLDLDDFKEVNDILGHQAGDEMLIEVARRLRGCLPTADVVARLGGDEFVVLLTACPDADAIAACIVRCLHVPVTINGTVLRPSLSLGLASLGQDNVGASELLRQADIAMYAAKAAGKNRFLRFHPDMMAALVQRTDMESGLQLAVARGEISVDFQPIVSHRMGQVVKFEALARWDRGGERVPPSVFIPLAERTGLISEIGAEVMVLGMVQLASWLSEDPSRSLSVNVSGVQLQEPDFADEVLRLAEATGVAPYQLVLEVTESVFFDADCSLIKQLSTLRDAGARVALDDFGTGYSSLGRLQDLPVDTVKIDKTFVSMVRTGAERLPILSSMINMAHSLGLTVTAEGVETAAQADYLTALECDSLQGYLFSLPEPGDRLERALHHAEQALNALKGR is encoded by the coding sequence ATGGCTAAACCGCAGAGCCACAGCAAAGGTTCTACAGCGCAGGCATTCGGTGCCGTGCTGGACGCCAGCCCCGATGCACTCCTCGCACTGGCAGCGGACGGCACCATCACCATGGCCAATGCCGCCGCTGAAAGGCTTTTCGGGACCAGCCGGGAGGAACTGACGGGCCGGAATCATCGGACGTTGCTTGCGGAGGGCTTCCGCGACGAGGTGGACCTGCTCTTCCGGCAGCTTCTGGCACAGCCCGGAAAACACCCGCAGCCCCGGGAGATTTACGGCGTGCACAGCACCGGAACCGAGTTTTCGGCTGAGGTGGCCGCCTCGCTGGTCCCGGGCCCTGTCCCGGAGAGCTCCGCCGGCACGCCGGCATCCCTTCTGTTGTCCGTCCGCGGCACCATGCACCGGAAGGCAGCCGACGACGACCTGCGCGAGGCGATGTCGCTTCTCACCGCCACGCTGGAGTCAACGGCTGATGGCATTCTGGTCATGAGTACCGAGGGCCGCGTGGCCGGGTTCAACGATCAGTTCCTGACCATGTGGAACATCCCGCCGGAACTCCTTGACGGTGACAGCGAGGAACCGGTCATGCGGATTGCCGTCGCTCAGCTGGTTGATCCGATTGCCTTCATGGGCCGGATCAACGAGCTGGAGGATAACCCGGCGGCGGAAAGCCATGACGTGCTGGACTTTAAGGACGGCCGCACGTTCGAGAGGTACTCGCGCCCCCAACGGGTGGGCGAGAAGATTGTTGGCCGGGTGTGGAGCTTCCGGGACGTGACTCCGCGCCGCAAGGCGCAGGAGCAGGCGCACCAGGCGATGCTCGATCTCGCCGCGCAGGCGGAGAAGCTGCGCACCATGGCATTCCAGGACCCGCTGACCGGGCTTGCCAACAGGGCCGTCTTCAACGACGGGCTGGCGGAGGCGGTCACGGAGCCACGGCTGAAAGCGGTGGACGTCCTCCTGCTGGACCTGGACGATTTCAAGGAAGTCAACGACATCCTGGGGCACCAGGCCGGCGACGAGATGCTGATCGAGGTGGCACGCCGGCTGCGGGGCTGCCTACCCACCGCGGATGTGGTGGCCAGGCTCGGCGGCGATGAATTCGTGGTGCTGCTGACGGCCTGCCCGGACGCTGATGCGATTGCCGCCTGCATCGTCCGCTGCCTGCACGTGCCCGTGACCATCAACGGCACCGTGCTTCGGCCAAGCCTCAGCCTCGGGCTCGCGTCTTTGGGCCAGGACAACGTGGGGGCCTCCGAACTGCTGCGGCAGGCGGATATCGCGATGTACGCCGCCAAGGCCGCCGGGAAGAACCGTTTCCTGAGGTTCCACCCGGACATGATGGCGGCACTGGTGCAGCGCACGGACATGGAGAGCGGACTGCAACTGGCCGTGGCGCGGGGCGAAATCTCGGTGGATTTCCAGCCGATCGTCTCGCATCGCATGGGCCAGGTTGTGAAGTTCGAGGCGCTGGCGAGGTGGGACAGGGGCGGCGAGCGCGTCCCGCCGTCGGTATTTATCCCGCTGGCTGAACGCACCGGCCTGATCAGCGAGATCGGCGCGGAGGTGATGGTCCTTGGCATGGTGCAGTTGGCGTCGTGGCTCAGTGAGGACCCGTCCCGGTCCCTGTCGGTGAACGTCTCAGGCGTCCAGCTGCAGGAACCGGATTTTGCGGACGAGGTCCTCCGCCTCGCCGAAGCCACCGGCGTGGCGCCGTACCAGCTGGTGCTGGAGGTGACCGAAAGCGTATTTTTCGACGCCGACTGCAGCTTGATCAAACAGCTCAGCACCCTGCGGGACGCCGGAGCCCGGGTTGCCCTGGACGATTTCGGCACCGGTTATTCGTCGCTGGGCCGGCTGCAGGACCTGCCGGTGGACACCGTGAAGATCGACAAGACCTTCGTGTCGATGGTGCGCACCGGCGCCGAGCGGCTGCCCATCCTCAGCTCGATGATCAATATGGCCCACAGCCTCGGGCTGACGGTGACCGCCGAAGGTGTGGAGACGGCGGCGCAGGCTGACTACCTTACGGCCCTGGAGTGTGATTCGCTGCAGGGGTATCTGTTCTCGCTGCCGGAGCCCGGCGACCGGCTCGAGCGCGCCCTGCATCACGCAGAGCAAGCCCTGAACGCGTTGAAGGGGCGGTAG
- a CDS encoding GlsB/YeaQ/YmgE family stress response membrane protein — MGILGFLILGLIAGAIAKAILPGRQGGGWVVTMILGVVGAILGGWIGSLIFGGGLAEFFDIRTWLLAILGAIIVLLVYGAVTNRSHGRV; from the coding sequence ATGGGCATTCTAGGATTTCTCATTTTGGGCCTGATCGCCGGAGCTATTGCGAAGGCCATCCTGCCAGGCCGACAGGGCGGAGGCTGGGTAGTCACCATGATCCTCGGCGTTGTTGGCGCCATTCTGGGCGGCTGGATCGGCTCGCTGATTTTCGGTGGCGGGCTGGCTGAATTCTTCGATATCCGCACCTGGCTCCTGGCAATTCTGGGGGCGATTATCGTACTGCTTGTTTACGGGGCAGTCACCAACCGCAGCCACGGCCGCGTGTAG
- a CDS encoding ABC transporter permease, which translates to MSSTVKHEERGTTAGRAGGGSGGFGSLLRLRELPVLIALALLVLVTFLNNPLFLSPQGIKDLLLNATIIVILAAGQTLLIITRNIDLSVGSMLGLVAFGTGSIFAAMPGLPIVAVLLLGMAFGALLGMVNGFLVTVAKVPALVITLGTLYVFRGLNNAWAGGKQYFAGDRPEAFGALSVDTVLGFPIITLLAIAVVAAVAVYMAGTRPGRDLYAIGSDPEAAKVLGIKVSKRVFLAFLANGALAGLAGVLYASRFNSVGATTGTGMELDVVAAAVVGGVAIFGGSGTVAGAALGALLLTTITSSLTALRVDKFWQQAIVGILILTAIVIDRLASLRTARKLRISEARNV; encoded by the coding sequence ATGAGTTCCACCGTGAAGCACGAGGAAAGAGGCACGACGGCGGGCCGCGCCGGCGGCGGCAGCGGCGGGTTCGGCTCGTTGTTGAGGCTGCGTGAACTCCCAGTCCTGATTGCCCTGGCGCTGCTGGTGCTGGTCACTTTCCTGAACAATCCGCTGTTCCTGTCCCCGCAGGGAATCAAGGACCTGCTCCTCAACGCCACCATCATCGTCATCCTGGCGGCCGGGCAAACCCTGCTTATCATTACGCGGAACATCGATTTGTCCGTCGGCTCCATGCTGGGCCTGGTGGCTTTCGGCACGGGGTCGATTTTCGCCGCAATGCCCGGCCTTCCCATCGTGGCGGTCCTGCTCCTCGGGATGGCTTTCGGCGCCCTGCTCGGAATGGTCAACGGCTTCCTGGTCACCGTGGCCAAAGTGCCGGCGCTGGTCATCACCCTGGGCACCCTTTATGTATTCCGCGGCCTGAACAACGCCTGGGCCGGCGGCAAGCAGTACTTTGCCGGGGACCGGCCGGAGGCCTTTGGAGCCTTGTCCGTGGACACCGTCCTGGGCTTTCCGATCATCACCTTGCTGGCCATAGCTGTGGTGGCGGCGGTTGCGGTGTACATGGCCGGCACCCGTCCCGGCCGGGACCTGTACGCCATCGGCTCGGACCCGGAAGCGGCGAAGGTCCTCGGCATCAAGGTTTCCAAACGGGTGTTCCTGGCCTTCCTCGCCAACGGAGCCCTCGCCGGCCTTGCCGGAGTGCTCTACGCCAGCCGCTTCAACTCTGTCGGCGCCACCACCGGGACCGGGATGGAACTGGATGTGGTGGCCGCCGCGGTAGTGGGCGGGGTAGCCATCTTCGGGGGCAGCGGGACGGTTGCCGGCGCGGCCCTCGGAGCCCTGCTGCTGACCACCATCACCAGTTCCCTGACAGCCCTCCGGGTGGACAAGTTCTGGCAGCAGGCCATCGTGGGCATCCTGATCCTCACGGCCATCGTCATTGACCGCCTGGCCAGCCTGAGGACGGCCAGGAAACTGCGGATAAGCGAGGCGCGGAATGTCTGA
- a CDS encoding dihydrofolate reductase family protein: MRKITAGLFHSVDGIVSDPYKFQFDSFDDELGVGLTKMMETVDTVVLGRVSYQEWAAYWPNASVDEDFAAFINPVEKFVVSRSLKDPLEWQNSQLMDAPLEEFVGKLKERDGGEIAVCGSISVTRQLLFAGLLDSLTLMTHPVVAGSGRRLFEDGDPTTRLVLQDQYRTSKGNVVSVYGRLGE; the protein is encoded by the coding sequence ATGCGTAAAATCACTGCCGGCCTGTTCCACTCCGTGGACGGCATAGTGTCAGATCCCTACAAGTTCCAGTTCGACAGCTTCGATGATGAGCTGGGCGTGGGCCTGACCAAGATGATGGAGACCGTGGACACGGTGGTGCTCGGCCGCGTGAGCTACCAGGAGTGGGCCGCTTACTGGCCAAACGCCTCGGTGGACGAGGACTTCGCCGCCTTCATTAACCCGGTGGAGAAGTTCGTCGTTTCCCGGTCCCTGAAAGATCCGCTGGAATGGCAGAACTCGCAGCTGATGGATGCGCCGCTGGAAGAGTTCGTGGGCAAGCTGAAGGAGCGCGACGGCGGCGAGATCGCCGTGTGCGGCAGCATCTCGGTAACCCGGCAGCTGCTGTTCGCCGGGCTGCTTGATTCCCTCACGCTGATGACCCACCCGGTGGTGGCCGGCAGCGGCCGCCGCCTCTTCGAGGACGGCGACCCCACTACCCGGCTCGTCCTGCAGGACCAGTACCGGACCAGCAAGGGCAACGTGGTCAGCGTCTACGGGCGGCTGGGCGAGTAG
- a CDS encoding HAD family hydrolase: MSSQHTLRPRAVFLDIDGTYADHGLAPDAHVEAVRAARRKGHLVFVCTGRPLSMVPEHILDAGFDGVITGAGARVELRGEVLKDTRFQPDVAARIVETLDAHDAAYILEAPEALYGRTGVDQRLRTVLGPVFAGRPRHDGLLSTDVDPLEDILGPMQYGDDLRSASYAKISCFDSPVPLTKLMDAFGPEVGLIPSSLSALGDRAGEIFMAGTHKAVGIQVVEKRLGLKREDIVAIGDSANDIEMLVYAGIGIAVEDGHPKVLEVADMLTAGPAGNGVALAFAELGLLN; this comes from the coding sequence ATGTCCAGCCAGCACACCCTCCGGCCACGCGCCGTCTTCCTCGATATCGACGGGACCTATGCGGACCACGGGCTGGCACCTGACGCCCATGTCGAGGCCGTGCGGGCAGCGCGCCGCAAGGGCCACCTGGTCTTCGTTTGCACAGGGCGGCCACTGTCCATGGTCCCCGAACACATCCTTGACGCAGGGTTCGACGGCGTCATCACCGGTGCCGGCGCCCGCGTGGAACTCCGGGGAGAGGTCCTCAAGGACACGCGTTTCCAGCCCGACGTGGCAGCCCGCATCGTGGAAACCCTTGACGCCCATGACGCCGCCTACATTCTCGAGGCACCCGAGGCGCTCTATGGCCGTACCGGTGTGGACCAGCGACTGAGGACGGTGCTGGGTCCCGTCTTCGCCGGCCGCCCACGGCACGACGGCCTTCTCAGTACGGACGTTGATCCACTGGAGGACATTCTGGGGCCCATGCAGTACGGCGATGACCTGCGGTCCGCCTCCTACGCAAAGATCTCCTGCTTCGATTCGCCGGTGCCACTGACGAAACTGATGGACGCCTTCGGCCCCGAGGTGGGGCTGATCCCCAGTTCCCTGTCAGCCCTGGGCGACCGCGCCGGTGAGATCTTTATGGCCGGGACCCATAAGGCGGTGGGCATCCAGGTGGTGGAGAAGCGCCTGGGCCTGAAGCGGGAAGACATCGTGGCCATCGGCGACAGCGCCAACGATATCGAAATGCTCGTCTACGCAGGCATTGGCATTGCTGTGGAGGACGGCCACCCCAAGGTGCTGGAGGTCGCCGACATGCTCACTGCGGGACCTGCCGGAAACGGTGTGGCGCTCGCCTTCGCCGAGCTTGGGCTCCTGAACTAA
- a CDS encoding glycosyltransferase family 1 protein, which yields MRMAIVAESFLPLMNGVTHSILRVLEHLEDRGDEVLVIAPSTLDGEAPGRVKGAEIHRLPAVPLAGYTNVRVAMGGVYRVKRILADYAPDVVHLASPFVLGWRAAQAARQLGLPTVAIYQTEVPSYAARYGVPFLENWAWNRVENIHLLASRTLVPSTFALNQLRGRGIPRVRMWRRGVDTERFSPEKRDDGWRASVAPGGERIIGYVGRLAVEKQVEDLAALAGIPGTRLVIVGDGPQRAVLGEALPDAVFTGFLAGEELARAVASFDLFVHPGEFETFCQTIQEAMASGVPVVATGRGGPLDLVENSRTGWLYEPGDLSGMRSHVLDLMGDDAKRRAFAATAHASVQDKTWPALCAQLVRHYEQVMALAPVQPSPGALTQQARSKHPADVGPGSTTIEGAGP from the coding sequence GTGAGGATGGCAATTGTTGCTGAATCATTCCTGCCACTGATGAATGGCGTAACGCACTCCATCCTGCGTGTGCTGGAACACCTCGAGGACCGGGGCGACGAGGTCCTGGTGATCGCGCCCTCCACGCTGGACGGGGAAGCTCCGGGCCGTGTCAAGGGCGCCGAGATCCACCGGCTGCCTGCTGTTCCGCTTGCCGGTTACACAAACGTCCGGGTGGCGATGGGCGGTGTGTACCGGGTCAAGCGAATCCTTGCCGACTACGCACCGGACGTCGTCCACCTGGCATCGCCGTTCGTCCTGGGCTGGCGCGCCGCCCAGGCTGCCCGCCAGTTGGGCCTCCCCACCGTGGCCATCTACCAGACCGAAGTTCCCAGCTACGCGGCCCGGTACGGTGTCCCGTTCCTGGAGAACTGGGCCTGGAACCGCGTGGAAAACATCCACCTCCTCGCCAGCCGCACCCTGGTGCCTTCCACGTTCGCGCTGAACCAGTTGCGCGGCCGCGGCATCCCGAGGGTGCGGATGTGGCGCCGGGGCGTGGACACGGAGCGCTTTTCCCCGGAGAAGCGCGACGACGGGTGGCGGGCTTCCGTAGCTCCAGGCGGTGAGCGGATCATCGGTTATGTGGGCCGGCTGGCCGTGGAGAAGCAGGTGGAGGACCTGGCTGCCCTGGCGGGGATCCCCGGCACCAGGCTGGTGATTGTGGGTGACGGACCCCAGCGGGCGGTACTGGGGGAAGCCTTGCCGGACGCAGTGTTCACCGGGTTCCTGGCCGGCGAGGAACTGGCACGCGCTGTGGCGTCCTTTGACCTGTTCGTCCATCCCGGCGAGTTCGAGACCTTCTGCCAGACCATCCAGGAGGCCATGGCGTCGGGTGTGCCGGTGGTGGCCACGGGCCGCGGCGGGCCACTGGACCTGGTGGAGAACTCCCGGACGGGATGGCTCTACGAACCCGGGGACCTGTCCGGAATGCGCTCCCATGTCCTGGACCTGATGGGCGACGACGCCAAGCGCCGCGCATTCGCCGCAACGGCACATGCGTCGGTGCAGGACAAAACGTGGCCGGCCCTCTGCGCACAGCTGGTCCGCCACTACGAACAGGTGATGGCACTGGCGCCAGTCCAGCCTTCACCGGGTGCCCTCACCCAGCAAGCTCGATCGAAGCACCCTGCCGACGTGGGCCCAGGCTCAACCACCATCGAAGGAGCGGGACCATGA